The Podarcis raffonei isolate rPodRaf1 chromosome 2, rPodRaf1.pri, whole genome shotgun sequence genome window below encodes:
- the LOC128409200 gene encoding zinc finger protein 271-like isoform X1 has protein sequence MAAEQRTVFCLAPHPYEAVAEKAVKMEELDPAGSTPPEGPKRFRKTPQGGTIGECLSRAIAKQAECELDDGLLSHCWEAQWQEFLKNVQSPFSGWTSSPQLPVPLALSETSARVCQQEAASGLPSGIREGSPRTDAQPIEKAGCGAVKGETPHEGEAPGAETRRQRFRWFCYQEVEGPREVWARLRELCCEWLTPELNSKARIVDLVILEQFLAILPEEIQSWVGEGGPETCAQAVALAEDFLLRQQEAERWKQEFLGEFEEVAMSFSREEDTGKSPHPREIKQEGQEGATLLAGDGWESEEERPSFEVPLERIKPRDPEERFGDQDGMRQEERIQTDKSQSDKSILCRSAASGETVAQRRVSTGKRQFVCNICGKTFTQKSNLNRHQRIHTGGKKYQCFKCGKTFNWETSFTRHQRFHTGEKPYPCLECGKSFSRSANLNIHQRIHTGEKPHQCVDCGQSFSHISNLVRHHRVHTGEKPYKCLECGKGFTQKSNLIKHQSVHSDDKPHRHSSYGKRFSQRPNHNRLERIPFGENACKCFKCGKVFSRRGNLLRHQSIHTKDKPHKCPECGKRFNQRTNLNAHQRIHTGEKPYKCPDCEKSFRWRAHLLIHKRLHTGEKPHKCGDCGQSFSQRSNLVRHHRIHTGEKPYRCSDCGKSFGQKSNLIKHQKIHTEDNALNPKPNHIRRERIITGENLYKCFRCGKTFSRRGNLLRHQSIHSREKPHKCADCGKRFNQRTNLISHQRIHTGEKPFKCSDCGKSFRQSPHLINHQKVHTEEEASYRSSGCPESVDPGLNPSRHERIEVGETPYECLKCGKIFNWQSNFIRHQKIHAGEEPHKCSDCGGKFNRRKNLIAHQRIHMRDKPYKCPDCEQSFTWEAHLIIHQRIHTGEKPHQCTECGQSFSQRSNLIRHQRIHTGEKPYKCTDCGQSFSQRTHLVVHQRTHTGEKPHKCLDCGQGFSQRAHLTVHRRIHTGEKPHRCVDCGQGFCQRSNLIRHQKTHACEKNK, from the exons ATGGCCGCTGAGCAAAGGACGGTGTTCTGTTTGGCTCCCCACCCGTATGAGGCTGTGGCGGAGAAGGCAGTGAAAATGGAAGAGCTGGACCCGGCGGGATCCACCCCACCAGAGGGGCCAAAACGATTCAGAAAGACCCCCCAAGGTGGGACCATTGGGGAATGCCTCAGCCGGGCCATTGCGAAGCAAGCCGAGTGTGAGCTGGATGATGGCTTGTTGTCCCACTGCTGGGAGGCCCAGTGGCAGGAGTTCCTGAAGAACGTACAGTCTCCATTTTCCGGGTGGACCAGCTCTCCGCAGCTCCCCGTTCCATTGGCTCTCTCGGAAACATCGGCCAGGGTTTGCCAGCAAGAAGCGGCGAGCGGTCTTCCTTCAGGCATCCGAGAGGGGTCCCCCAGGACCGATGCGCAGCCCATAGAGAAAGCGGGTTGCGGGGCTGTGAAGGGGGAGACCCCGCACGAGGGAGAGGCTCCCGGTGCCGAAACACGGCGCCAACGTTTCCGCTggttctgctaccaggaggtCGAGGGGCCCCGGGAAGTCTGGGCCCGGCTGCGGGAGCTCTGCTGTGAGTGGCTGACGCCCGAGCTCAACTCCAAGGCACGGATCGTGGATttggtgatcctggagcagttcctggccatCTTGCCGGAGGAGATCCAGAGCTGGGTGGGCGAGGGCGGGCCGGAGACCTGtgcccaggcggtggccctggctgaaGACTTCCTGctgaggcagcaggaggcagagAGGTGGAAACAGGAG TTCCTGGGAGAATTTGAGGAGGTGGCGATGAGTTTCTCTCGAGAAGAGGATACTGGAAAGAGTCCCCACCCCAGGGAGATCAAGCAAGAAGGCCAGGAGGGGGCCACGTTGCTGG caggcgaTGGCTGGGAGAGCGAGGAAGAAAGGCCCTCATTTGAGGTGCCGTTGGAAAGAATAAAGCCTCGAGACCCAGAAGAGCGCTTTGGGGATCAAGACGGGATGAGGCAGGAAGAGAGAATACAAACAGACAAGAGTCAGAGTGATAAATCCATCCTTTGCCGGAGTGCTGCATCTGGTGAAACTGTAGCACAACGAAGAGTTTCCACGGGAAAGCGACAGTTTGTGTGCAATATTTGTGGGAAAACTTTTACTCAGAAATCAAACCTCAACAggcaccagagaatccacacgggaggAAAGAAGTATCAGTGCTTTAAGTGTGGGAAAACCTTTAATTGGGAGACTAGCTTTACTAGACATCAGAGATTCCATACGGGTGAAAAGCCTTACCCGTGCTTagaatgcgggaagagcttcagtcggagtgcaAACCTTAACatccatcagagaattcacacaggagagaaaccgcaCCAGTGCGTAGACTGTGGTCAGAGCTTTAGTCATATCTCCAACCTCGTCAGGCACCACAGAGTTCATACTGGAGAGAAGCCttataaatgcctggagtgcgggaaGGGTTTCACTCAAAAATCAAACCTTATCAAACATCAGAGCGTGCACTCGGACGACAAACCACACAGGCACTCTTCTTATGGGAAGCGATTCAGTCAGAGGCCAAACCACAACAGACtcgaacggattccgtttggaGAAAACGCATGCAAATGCTTCAAGTGTGGGAAGGTCTTTTCCCGGAGAGGGAACCTCCTCAGGCATCAGAGCATCCACACAAAAGATAAGCCGCATAAGTGTCCGGAATGCGGGAAACGTTTCAACCAGAGGACAAACCTTAATGCTCACCAGAGAATTCACACCGGAGAGAAGCCTTACAAATGTCCGGACTGTGAGAAAAGTTTTCGATGGAGAGCACACCTCCTCATACACAAGAGActgcacacaggggagaaaccgcacAAGTGTGGTGATTGTGGGCAGAGCTTTAGCCAGAGATCCAACCTTGTGAGGCATCACCGAATCCACACTGGAGAGAAGCCCTACCGATGCTCAGACTGTGGGAAGAGCTTTGGTCAGAAATCGAACCTGATCAAACATCAAAAGATTCACACTGAAGACAATGCTCTCAATCCAAAACCAAACCATATTCGGCGCGAAAGAATTATCACAGGAGAAAACCTGTATAAGTGTTTCAGATGTGGGAAAACATTTTCCcggagagggaaccttcttcgaCATCAGAGCATCCACAGCAGGGAGAAACCACACAAATGCGCTGACTGTGGGAAGAGGTTCAATCAGAGAACGAACCTCATCAGCCACCAGAGGattcacacaggtgagaaacctttCAAATGTTCGGATTGTGGGAAGAGTTTTCGTCAGAGCCCGCACCTTATCAATCATCAGAAAGTCCATACAGAAGAGGAGGCATCATACAGAAGTTCAGGTTGTCCGGAAAGTGTAGATCCAGGATTGAACCCTAGCAGACATGAGAGAATTGAGGTGGGAGAAACCCCGTATGAATGCCTTAAGTGTGGGAAAATCTTTAATTGGCAATCAAACTTCATCAGGCATCAGAAAATCCATGCTGGTGAAGAGCCTCACAAATGCTCTGACTGTGGGGGGAAATTCAACCGAAGGAAAAACCTCATTGCCCACCAGAGAATCCACATGAGAGACAAGCCCTACAAATGTCCAGATTGTGAACAGAGCTTCACGTGGGAAGCTCACCTTATCatccatcaaagaatccacacgggagagaaaccccATCAATGCACAGAGTGCGGGCAGAGCTTCAGCCAGAGGTCCAACCTTATCCggcatcagagaatccacacaggtgAGAAGCCCTACAAATGTACAGACTGTGGCCAGAGTTTCAGTCAGAGAACGCACCTTGTTGTACATCAGAGAacgcacacgggagagaaaccgcACAAATGCCTGGACTGTGGGCAAGGCTTCAGTCAAAGGGCGCACCTTACAGTGCATcggagaatccacacaggggagaagccccacAGGTG
- the LOC128409200 gene encoding zinc finger protein 271-like isoform X2 produces MAAEQRTVFCLAPHPYEAVAEKAVKMEELDPAGSTPPEGPKRFRKTPQGGTIGECLSRAIAKQAECELDDGLLSHCWEAQWQEFLKNVQSPFSGWTSSPQLPVPLALSETSARVCQQEAASGLPSGIREGSPRTDAQPIEKAGCGAVKGETPHEGEAPGAETRRQRFRWFCYQEVEGPREVWARLRELCCEWLTPELNSKARIVDLVILEQFLAILPEEIQSWVGEGGPETCAQAVALAEDFLLRQQEAERWKQEFLGEFEEVAMSFSREEDTGKSPHPREIKQEGQEGATLLGDGWESEEERPSFEVPLERIKPRDPEERFGDQDGMRQEERIQTDKSQSDKSILCRSAASGETVAQRRVSTGKRQFVCNICGKTFTQKSNLNRHQRIHTGGKKYQCFKCGKTFNWETSFTRHQRFHTGEKPYPCLECGKSFSRSANLNIHQRIHTGEKPHQCVDCGQSFSHISNLVRHHRVHTGEKPYKCLECGKGFTQKSNLIKHQSVHSDDKPHRHSSYGKRFSQRPNHNRLERIPFGENACKCFKCGKVFSRRGNLLRHQSIHTKDKPHKCPECGKRFNQRTNLNAHQRIHTGEKPYKCPDCEKSFRWRAHLLIHKRLHTGEKPHKCGDCGQSFSQRSNLVRHHRIHTGEKPYRCSDCGKSFGQKSNLIKHQKIHTEDNALNPKPNHIRRERIITGENLYKCFRCGKTFSRRGNLLRHQSIHSREKPHKCADCGKRFNQRTNLISHQRIHTGEKPFKCSDCGKSFRQSPHLINHQKVHTEEEASYRSSGCPESVDPGLNPSRHERIEVGETPYECLKCGKIFNWQSNFIRHQKIHAGEEPHKCSDCGGKFNRRKNLIAHQRIHMRDKPYKCPDCEQSFTWEAHLIIHQRIHTGEKPHQCTECGQSFSQRSNLIRHQRIHTGEKPYKCTDCGQSFSQRTHLVVHQRTHTGEKPHKCLDCGQGFSQRAHLTVHRRIHTGEKPHRCVDCGQGFCQRSNLIRHQKTHACEKNK; encoded by the exons ATGGCCGCTGAGCAAAGGACGGTGTTCTGTTTGGCTCCCCACCCGTATGAGGCTGTGGCGGAGAAGGCAGTGAAAATGGAAGAGCTGGACCCGGCGGGATCCACCCCACCAGAGGGGCCAAAACGATTCAGAAAGACCCCCCAAGGTGGGACCATTGGGGAATGCCTCAGCCGGGCCATTGCGAAGCAAGCCGAGTGTGAGCTGGATGATGGCTTGTTGTCCCACTGCTGGGAGGCCCAGTGGCAGGAGTTCCTGAAGAACGTACAGTCTCCATTTTCCGGGTGGACCAGCTCTCCGCAGCTCCCCGTTCCATTGGCTCTCTCGGAAACATCGGCCAGGGTTTGCCAGCAAGAAGCGGCGAGCGGTCTTCCTTCAGGCATCCGAGAGGGGTCCCCCAGGACCGATGCGCAGCCCATAGAGAAAGCGGGTTGCGGGGCTGTGAAGGGGGAGACCCCGCACGAGGGAGAGGCTCCCGGTGCCGAAACACGGCGCCAACGTTTCCGCTggttctgctaccaggaggtCGAGGGGCCCCGGGAAGTCTGGGCCCGGCTGCGGGAGCTCTGCTGTGAGTGGCTGACGCCCGAGCTCAACTCCAAGGCACGGATCGTGGATttggtgatcctggagcagttcctggccatCTTGCCGGAGGAGATCCAGAGCTGGGTGGGCGAGGGCGGGCCGGAGACCTGtgcccaggcggtggccctggctgaaGACTTCCTGctgaggcagcaggaggcagagAGGTGGAAACAGGAG TTCCTGGGAGAATTTGAGGAGGTGGCGATGAGTTTCTCTCGAGAAGAGGATACTGGAAAGAGTCCCCACCCCAGGGAGATCAAGCAAGAAGGCCAGGAGGGGGCCACGTTGCTGG gcgaTGGCTGGGAGAGCGAGGAAGAAAGGCCCTCATTTGAGGTGCCGTTGGAAAGAATAAAGCCTCGAGACCCAGAAGAGCGCTTTGGGGATCAAGACGGGATGAGGCAGGAAGAGAGAATACAAACAGACAAGAGTCAGAGTGATAAATCCATCCTTTGCCGGAGTGCTGCATCTGGTGAAACTGTAGCACAACGAAGAGTTTCCACGGGAAAGCGACAGTTTGTGTGCAATATTTGTGGGAAAACTTTTACTCAGAAATCAAACCTCAACAggcaccagagaatccacacgggaggAAAGAAGTATCAGTGCTTTAAGTGTGGGAAAACCTTTAATTGGGAGACTAGCTTTACTAGACATCAGAGATTCCATACGGGTGAAAAGCCTTACCCGTGCTTagaatgcgggaagagcttcagtcggagtgcaAACCTTAACatccatcagagaattcacacaggagagaaaccgcaCCAGTGCGTAGACTGTGGTCAGAGCTTTAGTCATATCTCCAACCTCGTCAGGCACCACAGAGTTCATACTGGAGAGAAGCCttataaatgcctggagtgcgggaaGGGTTTCACTCAAAAATCAAACCTTATCAAACATCAGAGCGTGCACTCGGACGACAAACCACACAGGCACTCTTCTTATGGGAAGCGATTCAGTCAGAGGCCAAACCACAACAGACtcgaacggattccgtttggaGAAAACGCATGCAAATGCTTCAAGTGTGGGAAGGTCTTTTCCCGGAGAGGGAACCTCCTCAGGCATCAGAGCATCCACACAAAAGATAAGCCGCATAAGTGTCCGGAATGCGGGAAACGTTTCAACCAGAGGACAAACCTTAATGCTCACCAGAGAATTCACACCGGAGAGAAGCCTTACAAATGTCCGGACTGTGAGAAAAGTTTTCGATGGAGAGCACACCTCCTCATACACAAGAGActgcacacaggggagaaaccgcacAAGTGTGGTGATTGTGGGCAGAGCTTTAGCCAGAGATCCAACCTTGTGAGGCATCACCGAATCCACACTGGAGAGAAGCCCTACCGATGCTCAGACTGTGGGAAGAGCTTTGGTCAGAAATCGAACCTGATCAAACATCAAAAGATTCACACTGAAGACAATGCTCTCAATCCAAAACCAAACCATATTCGGCGCGAAAGAATTATCACAGGAGAAAACCTGTATAAGTGTTTCAGATGTGGGAAAACATTTTCCcggagagggaaccttcttcgaCATCAGAGCATCCACAGCAGGGAGAAACCACACAAATGCGCTGACTGTGGGAAGAGGTTCAATCAGAGAACGAACCTCATCAGCCACCAGAGGattcacacaggtgagaaacctttCAAATGTTCGGATTGTGGGAAGAGTTTTCGTCAGAGCCCGCACCTTATCAATCATCAGAAAGTCCATACAGAAGAGGAGGCATCATACAGAAGTTCAGGTTGTCCGGAAAGTGTAGATCCAGGATTGAACCCTAGCAGACATGAGAGAATTGAGGTGGGAGAAACCCCGTATGAATGCCTTAAGTGTGGGAAAATCTTTAATTGGCAATCAAACTTCATCAGGCATCAGAAAATCCATGCTGGTGAAGAGCCTCACAAATGCTCTGACTGTGGGGGGAAATTCAACCGAAGGAAAAACCTCATTGCCCACCAGAGAATCCACATGAGAGACAAGCCCTACAAATGTCCAGATTGTGAACAGAGCTTCACGTGGGAAGCTCACCTTATCatccatcaaagaatccacacgggagagaaaccccATCAATGCACAGAGTGCGGGCAGAGCTTCAGCCAGAGGTCCAACCTTATCCggcatcagagaatccacacaggtgAGAAGCCCTACAAATGTACAGACTGTGGCCAGAGTTTCAGTCAGAGAACGCACCTTGTTGTACATCAGAGAacgcacacgggagagaaaccgcACAAATGCCTGGACTGTGGGCAAGGCTTCAGTCAAAGGGCGCACCTTACAGTGCATcggagaatccacacaggggagaagccccacAGGTG